The following DNA comes from Anopheles coustani chromosome 2, idAnoCousDA_361_x.2, whole genome shotgun sequence.
TCCATCCGACGTTCCCGCCCATTCCCTCCACCTGAGCGCAATGCAATCACTGTTCCACGTTACAAAAAAATCCCTACCAACCCCAGGGAACCCAGCAAAGGGGTGGGAAAAGTGGTAGCTTCGCGTCAACGAATCAATCATCGTTTGCACTCGAGCAACCGCGTGTATCCTGTCACGAGGCGGCTGAATTCGTTCTTCCCGCCTCGGATCGCCTCGTGGCGTGTAATGAAAGGTGGACGAAGCCGCCGAtcgattaaaaaataaaaacgaaaaaacatcaCACAAAGCCCTGCGGGGCCTCCGTGCCGCGGTGCGTAATTTATTAAGTTTAGGCCAAATTATTGCCAAATGAGAACGAGCGTCCCCTGCAATTTGGGCCCTGTTTAACCGACACGACCACGAAACGGGGGGTAGTTTGCCGGTTGTGCACCTTTCGCGTGTGCCGCGCGTTAGAGCGTtccgttttccattccatcgtGCAAAACGGGTCCCCACCCGTAACAAGGCACAGGAACTGCCCGGGAAGGGAAGGAGAGAGCGGGCGGTAAAATCACATGCAAGCGATCCGTCTCCGTCTTCGGCATCACTTTGCATTTTCGCTTTGACGTCGAACGTGCGCGAAAAGCGCATCCATCGAAGcaaccatccatccatccatgcATCCATCCGTGATGCTGCAGGGACGATGAAAAGGAAATCGTATCAAACGAAGaagcaataacaaaaaaacgacGTACTTTTCGATTATGGGCTCCAGTTGCCTACAGCCTTGAAAAGACGGCGAAGCGGTGAACAACAGGGGAAGGGAACACGAGAGTCCAAAAAGGTGTCGGTAACGATTTGGAAATTACCATTAGAAACGATCGGTGCGCGGAACCGCAGCATCACAGGGTGGCGGACctgaaaacagaaataaaaataaatagaaaatctTATAAAACAGGTATGGTCACGAACGATGCGAAGTGTGGAAGATGCATAAGGATTTCTTCCTCCAAGAtgtggtttgtttgaaaagttaGATGCGTTTTTAGGAGGAATTTAAACGATTAAGTAATAAAAGAATATGCTTAAAATCATTCAACACAGCTTCAATTGCTTTTACATTACACGAGAAAGTTTAGGAAACACGTTTgaacataaagaaaaacatctttATCTTcataaagaaaaaatgaaaagaatgtTGCAGAGCAAACGTGtgctttttataaaattaaattataaaaaaacttttaacgTTCCTAATCAGTAGAGTACAAATTTGGAAATCTCAAACTCTTCGCTATTAGGAGGATTGCTGTAGTTCTTCCGCCTTGCAAGTGCAAGACAGTCCGTTTGTCCGATCATGCACCCTGTATTGTGCACCGATTTCGTCAACAAGATGCTTGCGAACagcaaagaaaggaaaactctcAAATTCCTAAACCATGCCTTCCACTGGCGGCTCGTTGGACCACGGTGTGTGCCTTTCATTGAGCagtaaattatttattgattAATCGCTACCGGCACTTAATGAGATGGGTTGCTCCTTCCTTCATCCCGGAGGGTTCGGACTCGGTGCGTGTCGCTGTGAAAATTTGCCAAAACtggccacatccaaacaagcCTCCACAGCTTGTTTGAgggaaaaatacttttttcctttgatgCTTGTTTCTCGATTCTTCTCCTTTTGCCACTGGGCACGGCTTCTTCGAAGATGCCGATGCTCTCGTGCCCGCATTTCGAACGGACCACTTATGGCTGTTGGTtccaaaattcaatcaaaggTGCGGTGTTGAGTCGGTTCGGTCCCGCGTTCCGATACAATTTAACGCTCGGCCAAGGACTCCACTTTTCCCGTGCAGCCAAGGAGCAGCAAAGGTGTCATTTTCTTGTCGCCCATGCCTGTCACGTTTCGACCACAAGCCGGCAGCTGTAAGAAGGGGCAGCACTTGTGTAATGGGaatatcattttttaaaaacgcaTTATTACACATAATTGCCAGTGTAATAGACGTCGTTTTGGGATGCAACACGATTATTCTTCATTTTGGTCTAACGACCCgcggcgatttttttttttttaatttgtgggTTTGTGGTCAACGGAACGGGTATCAAGGTCCTTGTTAGGACAACACGAAGCCTCCGGTAAGACATTTTTCCGTCCGCGACATAACTCTCGGTGCGTCCTTTTATCAGTGCCTAAACGTCGCGTACTTTCTCATTAACGGTGCGCAGatgtttgattatttaaattcgattCGGTTCCCTATATTCGCGTGTGCATTGCGCAGCATCCGTCCATCGTATCGTTGTTTGGGTCGTAATCGACGCTTTCCCTCCAATGCCGGAGCGCTCATTAATAATTGATTAATGAGATTTGATTTTGCCGCAATGAGGGCCGTAATGAGGCGGTGAATTTCCTTACCAGCCGTTCTTGAGGTGGGTTCTTCAGAAAGCTGAAACAACAAACCCGACGAATTTGGccaaatgaaatggaaaggtGAAAACCGGTATTTAATGCGCATCTTACAAAAGAGATGTGCGTGATGTGAGGACATTTTCATGCCGATCATTCAGTTTGGGGTCTTGTTACAGTTTTTTCAATCACTCGGTATAAGCATAAAATGTGAACGGAATATATTACTCCTTTTGCTGTAATGCACGGGATTCGAAATAAACACTGCAGCGcacaaaataaagcaataaattagtagagaaatgaataaaaattggTTGTCTGGTAATTAAAACCagattacataaaaataagaatagCTCTTAAAatcattgattgaaaaataacattcaaagTAGACATTGATCCAATTTTGGTTGTTAAATCAAGCTGAGAAAAATAATGTGTGACCAAACAAAGATTTGTCCTAAAAAAGGAGGTAGAGCAGTTAAAATTGCCTATAAAAAGAGAACttttttgaaaagaaacattcTCGGGTAACACTTTAGTATATTGAGATACATAATAATACactaataatatttttaaaaaatagaaactTTTTAGGAGGAACCACTACACTGGATAGGTTGTTGCTTctagaaaaacaatttctcaaAAAATTTATGCTGTTCTTCGGACTCTACCAACGTGGGATGACAGTACAGGAAATGCGGGACATGAAAATGGCGCTAGAGGATAGTTTGAACGTTAGGCGATTTTTCCCTGCCACACGGCGTAGTGGCTCCTTTAATACTTCGGATAATGCAAGAAACTATTGCTGTTGTCCATGTCATGTAATTTTGTCTGCAAGCCAGGAGTCGTTAGACCATACAAACAACAGAAGATAAGTTCTCAAAAGCGTAGTAACAATAGAACATTTATCAAAAGAgcttttcaaatttcaattcaaatttatgAACGTACGCAGCCACTTCTCAAAGCTCTGGGGTTCTAGAAGAAGCTTTTGTACTCTTTTGCGGATCTAGATAAACTAAACtagtttgattaattttccgGAAGATTTATTAGAAAATCATAGAGAAGTATTTCATCAACTAAACCAAAATTGTctgcttttttttacagtAAACACTCACAGTGACCCGGGTTTTCATATCAACGTTTCAGTTTTCGAGGAAAGAAACAAAGTCGGTGAGCCTTTGCAGCTGATCCTCGGAACTGACCACAATCGGTTTCTCCTCGACCGTTCGCTTTGGTATTATCAATCGCGGGTGCGCTCCATCGATGATCTCCCAGTTGAGACCTTTGCACGTATCCTCGACCATGTCGGTTGTTTGGTTGGTCATTTCGGCGAATACATTTTCAAAGATGGAACTGTATGCTCGTCCGATCAGTGAAATCGTTTCTTGCTGTATTTTCTCCTTCAGCTCGAACATCAGCTCCGACACATGCTTCGACCAGTCGTGGTTGATAGCTTTGTAGAAACCGGCCGTATCGTTGTTCCACAGGGACACATACACTTTATACATCTGCTCCAGCTCCGAGTGGCCGGCTTTCATGTTTTGTGGTATACGTTTCCAGAGAAAACGGGCACTGGCGctggaaacgaaacaaacgtaTCAGCATCAAGGAGGGTAACATTAATGGAAAGTACTTACAGATCATTTTGATACAAATAGGCGGCAAAAAGTTCGGAGTAAAGCTGTATCGAAACAATTCCTCCTGGAGCCTGCAAAGAAAGAGAACACTGATGTTCAGTATACCACTCAATTTACTTCCGAAACGACTGGACTTACTTCGAGCTCTTGCTTTTCTAGTAGCAGAGTTAGTTGCCGTATTTTTTCGGTGAACATCTTTCTGCAACAATTTACTATTTCACTGAAAACCCGAACTAACTTTATTGTTTACTTCTGTGGCAGGATCACGTTTGACGTTGCGATGTTTTCACGTTTTCATCGAAAGTCGACATCCGTATAAATTGGAAATATCGGATGTCGGGTCGATTTGCTTAATATCAGGATTATGAAACATCGTATTTACCTCATAGAAAACCAAAATCATAAATTATCTAACAAACACAGCCACAAAATTagcaatttcaaaataaaaagattggTTAAATTTCATCGACCAACCGACTCATGATTGtcaaacagttttcaaaatggCGTAATGTCAAAATGCTTCTGACAGACTCTACCTGCTctagtgatggggaaactgaatccctacagggattcgaatctttcgattcaaatcctttctgagatccggaacttcgaatccgaatcccaatccgtcatatcatacatgctcatctaatgccgatttttcatatgatgtgtttgattcaatgaatgatttacataagaatatcaatattgttgacattattcttctaattgtattcaa
Coding sequences within:
- the LOC131263936 gene encoding COP9 signalosome complex subunit 8 — translated: MFTEKIRQLTLLLEKQELEAPGGIVSIQLYSELFAAYLYQNDLASARFLWKRIPQNMKAGHSELEQMYKVYVSLWNNDTAGFYKAINHDWSKHVSELMFELKEKIQQETISLIGRAYSSIFENVFAEMTNQTTDMVEDTCKGLNWEIIDGAHPRLIIPKRTVEEKPIVVSSEDQLQRLTDFVSFLEN